The Listeria sp. PSOL-1 genome includes a region encoding these proteins:
- the icd gene encoding NADP-dependent isocitrate dehydrogenase has product MQPKKITFTKGKLNIPDCPIIPFIEGDGIGPDIWQAAKRVIDQAVWHAYQGEREISWKEVLAGEKAFKKTGKWLPEETLTVIKEYLIALKGPLTTPIGGGIRSLNVALRQALDLYVCLRPVKYVNGVPSPVKKPQDVDMVIFRENTEDIYAGIEFAEGSPEAKKIIRFLQDEFKIDNIRFPKTSGIGIKPISKEGTERLVRAAIQYAIHEGRKSVTLVHKGNIMKFTEGAFKKWGYELAEKEFPNQVFTWDQYEEIKAKEGKEIADQKQAEALSEGKILIKDAIADIFLQQVLLRADEFDVVATMNLNGDYISDALAAQVGGIGIAPGANINYTTGHAIFEATHGTAPKYAGLDKVNPSSVILSGALLLAYIGWNEAAHLMTNGLEKAIAAKTVTYDFARLMDQATEVKCSEFADEVIKNF; this is encoded by the coding sequence ATGCAACCTAAAAAGATTACATTTACAAAAGGTAAATTGAATATACCTGACTGTCCAATTATTCCTTTTATTGAAGGAGATGGCATTGGACCTGATATTTGGCAAGCGGCAAAACGGGTGATTGATCAAGCTGTTTGGCATGCCTATCAAGGTGAACGAGAAATTTCTTGGAAAGAGGTTTTAGCTGGTGAAAAAGCTTTTAAAAAAACAGGTAAGTGGCTTCCAGAAGAAACATTAACAGTCATTAAAGAGTATTTGATTGCATTAAAAGGGCCTCTTACAACCCCAATTGGAGGAGGTATACGCTCCTTAAATGTAGCACTTCGTCAAGCACTTGATTTATATGTTTGTTTACGGCCAGTTAAATATGTAAATGGCGTTCCATCACCTGTTAAAAAACCGCAAGATGTTGACATGGTTATTTTTCGTGAAAATACAGAAGATATTTATGCTGGCATTGAATTTGCAGAAGGAAGCCCTGAAGCTAAAAAAATCATTCGCTTCTTGCAAGATGAATTTAAGATTGACAACATTCGTTTTCCTAAAACTTCTGGTATTGGAATTAAGCCAATTTCAAAAGAAGGGACTGAACGCTTGGTACGAGCTGCGATTCAGTACGCCATCCATGAAGGCAGAAAATCAGTTACGCTTGTGCATAAAGGAAATATCATGAAATTTACCGAAGGAGCTTTTAAAAAGTGGGGCTACGAATTAGCTGAAAAAGAATTTCCGAATCAAGTTTTTACGTGGGATCAATATGAAGAAATTAAAGCAAAAGAAGGAAAAGAGATAGCTGATCAAAAGCAAGCCGAAGCTCTTTCAGAAGGGAAAATTTTAATAAAGGATGCCATTGCGGATATCTTTTTACAACAGGTTTTACTTCGTGCAGATGAATTTGACGTTGTCGCAACGATGAATTTAAATGGAGATTATATTTCTGATGCTTTGGCAGCGCAAGTAGGCGGAATTGGTATTGCACCTGGAGCAAATATCAATTATACAACGGGTCATGCTATTTTTGAAGCCACTCATGGAACAGCGCCAAAATATGCAGGCCTTGATAAAGTAAATCCTTCATCTGTTATTTTGTCTGGAGCACTTCTTTTAGCGTACATTGGTTGGAACGAAGCTGCTCATTTGATGACAAATGGGCTAGAAAAAGCGATTGCTGCCAAAACTGTCACCTATGATTTTGCACGTTTAATGGATCAAGCAACTGAAGTGAAATGTTCGGAATTTGCTGATGAAGTCATTAAAAATTTTTAA
- the citZ gene encoding citrate synthase: MPLSKGLENVYVAETSISSIIDDKLKYVGYDINDLVENDVTFEEVIYLLWHLRLPNQAELTQFKEELQASMVVPETIISSLRMQNHQQLHPMSVLRTTVSMLGVFDNEAEKDDGEAVYRKGLRLQARMPTLVAAFSRIRRGLDPIMPKEGLSIAANFLYMITGEEADELSTHAMNQALVLHADHEFNASTFTARVCVATLSDVYSGVTAAIGALKGPLHGGANERVFDMLEEIDRADSNVRDYIRYKVNHHQKIMGFGHRVYQTGDPRAKYLRTASENLAKAKNEEKWFQLSLEIEEAVWELKHLRPNVDFYSASVYHALGIDVDLFTLVFSVSRVSGWLAHIFEQYRDNRLIRPRAIYVGPKDRQYLPIEERD, encoded by the coding sequence ATGCCACTTTCTAAAGGATTAGAAAATGTTTATGTAGCTGAAACTTCAATTAGTTCCATTATAGATGATAAACTTAAGTATGTTGGCTATGATATTAATGATTTAGTCGAAAATGATGTCACATTTGAAGAAGTGATCTATTTGCTCTGGCATTTACGTTTGCCAAATCAAGCAGAGCTAACTCAGTTTAAAGAGGAACTTCAAGCGAGTATGGTCGTTCCTGAAACAATCATTTCAAGTTTGCGCATGCAAAATCATCAACAATTGCATCCGATGAGTGTACTTAGGACAACGGTTTCTATGTTAGGCGTATTTGATAATGAAGCAGAAAAGGATGATGGAGAAGCTGTTTACCGAAAAGGATTGCGCCTCCAAGCAAGAATGCCAACACTTGTTGCTGCATTTTCACGAATTCGTCGCGGCCTAGATCCGATTATGCCAAAAGAAGGGCTTAGCATAGCCGCTAATTTCCTTTATATGATTACTGGGGAAGAAGCAGATGAGCTTTCTACGCATGCAATGAATCAAGCCCTTGTTTTACATGCGGATCATGAGTTTAACGCTTCAACATTTACAGCCCGAGTATGTGTTGCGACGCTTTCTGATGTTTACTCTGGTGTTACAGCAGCAATTGGTGCGCTAAAGGGGCCGCTTCATGGTGGAGCAAATGAACGTGTTTTTGATATGTTAGAAGAAATTGATCGTGCTGATTCTAACGTGCGAGATTATATTCGTTATAAAGTGAATCATCATCAGAAAATCATGGGTTTTGGTCATCGAGTTTATCAAACTGGTGATCCTCGCGCTAAATATTTACGTACTGCAAGTGAAAATTTAGCAAAAGCAAAAAATGAGGAAAAATGGTTTCAATTATCACTTGAAATTGAAGAAGCTGTATGGGAACTTAAGCATTTAAGGCCAAATGTTGATTTTTATTCAGCATCTGTCTATCATGCATTAGGGATTGATGTTGATCTTTTTACACTTGTATTTTCAGTTAGTCGTGTTTCTGGATGGCTCGCTCATATCTTTGAACAATATCGTGATAATCGCTTAATTAGGCCGCGCGCAATTTATGTGGGGCCGAAAGATCGTCAATATTTGCCGATAGAAGAAAGGGATTAG
- a CDS encoding DUF441 domain-containing protein, with the protein MFTESMLFLFLFLLLGLVAKNNSLVIAVAVVILLKLFHLDGKVMDAIGAKGINWGVTIITIAILIPIATGQIGFKDLFESFKSAAGWIGLGAGILVSILSRKGVDYMAGDPQITVSLVFGTILAVVLFRGLAAGPVIASGIAYMAMQLVPLFHR; encoded by the coding sequence ATGTTTACAGAAAGTATGTTGTTTTTATTTTTGTTTTTGCTTCTTGGATTAGTTGCAAAAAATAATTCGCTTGTTATTGCTGTTGCTGTTGTCATTTTATTAAAGCTTTTTCACCTTGATGGGAAAGTAATGGATGCAATTGGAGCAAAGGGAATCAACTGGGGAGTCACCATTATAACGATCGCTATTTTAATTCCAATTGCGACAGGACAAATTGGTTTTAAGGATTTATTTGAGTCCTTTAAATCTGCTGCTGGTTGGATCGGATTAGGTGCTGGTATTTTAGTTTCGATTTTGTCACGTAAAGGCGTAGATTATATGGCAGGGGATCCACAAATTACAGTTTCTTTAGTGTTTGGGACGATTCTTGCGGTTGTTTTGTTCCGAGGGCTTGCAGCTGGTCCTGTCATTGCTTCTGGCATTGCGTACATGGCGATGCAGCTTGTCCCACTTTTTCATCGGTAG
- a CDS encoding FxsA family protein, whose product MKRIILYWAIYGFIELIIYVWLFKWLGFLPLLLIQVLSTALGIYMIKKLGANFLFNLRDGRTVAPYLLDGICYIFAAIGFIIPGIMTTVCALFLFIPFVRNLIKPKLTNWLNKKSIKNTHIYFDM is encoded by the coding sequence TTGAAGCGAATCATATTATATTGGGCGATTTATGGTTTTATTGAATTAATTATTTATGTTTGGTTGTTTAAATGGTTGGGTTTTTTACCACTTTTACTCATTCAAGTTCTTTCCACCGCTCTTGGAATTTATATGATCAAAAAGCTAGGCGCCAATTTTTTGTTCAATTTAAGAGATGGCCGAACAGTAGCCCCATATTTACTTGATGGTATTTGTTATATTTTTGCGGCGATCGGCTTTATTATTCCTGGCATAATGACGACCGTTTGCGCTTTATTTCTTTTTATTCCATTTGTAAGGAATTTAATCAAGCCAAAATTAACGAACTGGTTGAATAAAAAGAGTATCAAAAATACGCATATTTACTTTGATATGTAA
- the pyk gene encoding pyruvate kinase, whose product MKKTKIICTIGPASESVETLVKLIESGMNVARLNFSHGDYKEHGARIKNIREAAEKAGKMVALLLDTKGPEIRTHDMAEGKVEFAKGDVVRIAMTQVEGTKEKFSITYEELFDDVEVGSIILLDDGLIGLEVIEKDTANRELVTKVQNPGTLKNKKGVNVPNVSINLPGITEKDANDIRFGLEQGIDFIAASFVRRASDVLEITKILENNDATHVQIIPKIENQEGVDNIDEILQVSQGLMVARGDLGVEIPAEEVPIVQKELIRKCNKLGKPVVTATQMLDSMQRNPRPTRAEASDVANAIFDGTDAIMLSGETAAGDYPVEAVQMMAKIALRTEEALIAQDKFALKMHANTDMTEAIGQAVGHTARNLDVQTIVAATQSGHTARMISKYRPKSHILAVTFNAHVCRALALSWGVYARLAEPVKNTDDMFDLAVKESVASGLAKQGDLIIITAGVPVTESGTTNLMKIQLIGEKVVKGQGIGRASVSGKAIVANTNEEALKKAEEGGILVVKTTDKDILPAFEKSAAVIVEEGGLTSHAAVVGINLGIPVVVGAKDATKRIKDGETITVDARQGNVYNGKTATH is encoded by the coding sequence ATGAAAAAAACGAAAATTATTTGTACAATCGGACCTGCTAGTGAGTCGGTTGAAACACTAGTAAAATTAATTGAGTCTGGTATGAATGTTGCGCGTCTTAATTTTTCTCATGGCGATTACAAGGAGCACGGTGCTCGCATTAAAAATATACGTGAAGCTGCAGAAAAAGCTGGAAAAATGGTTGCTCTATTATTAGACACCAAAGGTCCAGAAATTCGGACACATGACATGGCTGAAGGCAAAGTAGAATTTGCAAAAGGCGATGTTGTCCGTATTGCCATGACACAAGTAGAAGGAACAAAAGAGAAATTCTCGATTACTTATGAAGAATTATTCGATGATGTTGAGGTAGGGTCTATTATTTTACTTGATGATGGCTTAATTGGTCTTGAAGTTATCGAAAAGGACACAGCTAACCGTGAGCTTGTAACAAAAGTTCAAAACCCTGGAACCTTAAAAAACAAAAAAGGTGTCAATGTGCCAAACGTTTCAATTAATTTACCTGGGATTACCGAAAAAGATGCGAATGATATTCGCTTCGGTTTAGAACAAGGCATTGACTTTATTGCAGCATCCTTTGTTCGACGTGCATCTGATGTACTTGAAATCACAAAGATTCTTGAAAACAATGATGCAACACATGTTCAAATTATTCCTAAAATCGAAAACCAAGAAGGCGTAGATAATATTGATGAAATCTTGCAAGTTTCCCAAGGCTTAATGGTCGCTCGTGGAGATCTTGGTGTTGAAATCCCAGCTGAAGAAGTACCTATCGTCCAAAAAGAATTAATTAGAAAATGTAATAAACTAGGGAAACCTGTCGTAACCGCAACGCAAATGCTTGATTCAATGCAACGTAATCCACGTCCAACACGTGCAGAAGCATCTGATGTGGCCAATGCAATTTTTGATGGTACAGATGCAATCATGCTTTCAGGAGAAACAGCAGCTGGGGATTATCCAGTAGAAGCCGTTCAAATGATGGCAAAAATTGCTTTACGTACAGAAGAAGCATTAATCGCACAAGATAAATTCGCGCTTAAAATGCACGCAAATACAGACATGACAGAAGCGATTGGGCAAGCTGTAGGTCATACAGCGCGAAATCTGGATGTACAAACGATTGTCGCTGCTACTCAAAGTGGGCATACAGCACGAATGATTTCAAAATACCGTCCCAAATCTCATATTTTAGCTGTCACTTTTAATGCTCATGTTTGCCGTGCATTAGCTCTTTCTTGGGGCGTTTATGCTCGTCTTGCTGAACCGGTTAAAAATACAGATGATATGTTTGATTTAGCTGTCAAAGAATCTGTTGCTTCTGGACTCGCGAAACAAGGTGATTTAATTATCATCACTGCTGGTGTACCAGTAACAGAGAGCGGTACAACAAACCTAATGAAAATTCAATTGATCGGTGAAAAAGTTGTCAAAGGACAAGGGATCGGTCGCGCATCAGTTAGCGGCAAAGCGATTGTTGCAAATACAAATGAAGAAGCGCTAAAAAAAGCTGAAGAAGGCGGTATTTTAGTCGTTAAAACAACGGATAAAGATATTTTACCAGCATTTGAGAAAAGTGCCGCCGTTATTGTTGAAGAAGGCGGTTTGACAAGCCATGCAGCTGTTGTTGGCATCAACTTAGGAATCCCTGTTGTTGTCGGCGCAAAAGATGCGACGAAACGTATTAAAGACGGTGAAACAATCACAGTCGATGCTCGTCAAGGTAATGTTTATAATGGAAAAACAGCAACCCATTAA
- the pfkA gene encoding 6-phosphofructokinase, with product MKRIAILTSGGDAPGMNAAARAVVRKGINEGLEVFGIDYGFFGLVTGKIRKLELGSVGDLLHRGGTFLYSARYPEFATEEGQLEGIEQLKKHKIEGLVVIGGDGSYHGAEALTKRGFKAIGVPGTIDNDICGTDFTIGFDTALNTVLDALDRIRDTATSHERTFIIEVMGRDAGDIALWSGLAGGAEAIIVPEQDFNMDDVVNRLEQGRKRGKKHSIIVVAEGVMSGNEFADRLAEYGDYHARVTVLGHVQRGGSPTAFDRVLASRLGARAVELLLENRGGLAVGIRENKIVENDITEVLKETHVLDRSMLNLASILSI from the coding sequence ATGAAACGTATTGCAATACTGACAAGTGGTGGCGATGCACCAGGAATGAATGCAGCTGCCCGAGCGGTTGTAAGAAAAGGAATTAATGAAGGACTAGAAGTTTTTGGCATTGATTATGGCTTCTTTGGACTTGTAACTGGAAAAATTCGTAAGCTTGAGTTAGGTTCTGTAGGCGATTTATTACATCGCGGGGGAACTTTTCTTTATTCAGCTCGTTACCCTGAATTTGCAACGGAAGAAGGACAACTAGAGGGAATTGAGCAACTTAAAAAGCATAAAATTGAAGGACTTGTAGTTATTGGTGGCGATGGTTCTTATCACGGAGCAGAAGCGCTTACAAAGCGTGGCTTTAAAGCAATAGGGGTTCCGGGGACCATTGATAACGATATTTGTGGTACAGATTTTACGATTGGCTTTGATACAGCTTTAAATACAGTACTTGATGCACTTGATAGAATTCGTGATACAGCGACAAGCCATGAGCGTACTTTTATTATTGAAGTAATGGGACGCGATGCTGGTGATATTGCTCTTTGGTCTGGTCTTGCAGGCGGAGCAGAAGCGATCATTGTCCCAGAACAAGATTTTAACATGGATGACGTGGTTAATCGTTTGGAACAAGGGCGCAAACGTGGCAAGAAACACAGTATTATCGTTGTTGCTGAAGGCGTTATGTCTGGAAATGAGTTTGCTGATCGTTTAGCTGAATATGGCGATTACCATGCGCGTGTAACAGTTCTTGGTCACGTCCAACGTGGTGGTAGCCCGACTGCTTTTGACCGTGTTCTTGCTAGTCGCTTAGGTGCGCGTGCAGTTGAATTACTGCTTGAAAATCGTGGAGGCCTTGCAGTTGGTATTCGCGAAAATAAAATTGTTGAAAATGACATTACTGAAGTGTTAAAAGAAACGCATGTACTTGACAGGTCCATGTTAAACTTAGCTTCAATCCTGTCCATTTAA
- a CDS encoding acetyl-CoA carboxylase carboxyltransferase subunit alpha: MNEMEFETPILELRHKIADLKEYNEKSEVDLTSEIEKLEKRLQKLETEIYSNMSAWDKFQVARHPDRPTTRDYIPLIFDQFMELHGDRTFGDDPAIVGGIAQFKGMPVTVIGHQRGKDTKDNLYRNFGMPHPEGFRKALRLMKQANKFGRPIICFIDTKGAYPGKAAEERGQSEAIARNLYEMSDMEVPIICIVIGEGGSGGALALGVGNQIYMLENAVFSVISPEGAAAILWKDASQAKKAAESMRITAADLFDLGITDGIIEEVKGGAHHDLQKQAEFISQTISKALHTLTPFSKEQLVDQRYNKYKQIGVFETM, translated from the coding sequence ATGAATGAAATGGAATTCGAAACACCAATCCTTGAATTACGTCATAAAATTGCTGATTTAAAGGAGTACAATGAAAAATCAGAAGTCGATTTAACAAGCGAAATTGAAAAGCTAGAGAAACGCTTGCAGAAATTGGAAACTGAAATCTATAGCAATATGTCTGCTTGGGATAAATTCCAGGTCGCACGTCATCCTGATCGTCCAACAACACGGGATTATATTCCTCTTATTTTTGATCAATTTATGGAGCTTCACGGGGACCGTACTTTTGGTGATGATCCTGCAATTGTTGGAGGCATTGCTCAATTTAAAGGAATGCCTGTAACCGTTATTGGTCATCAGCGCGGGAAAGATACAAAAGATAATTTGTATCGCAATTTCGGTATGCCTCATCCAGAAGGCTTTCGCAAAGCTTTACGTCTGATGAAACAAGCGAATAAATTTGGGAGACCCATTATTTGTTTTATTGATACAAAAGGAGCTTATCCCGGAAAAGCCGCGGAAGAACGCGGACAAAGTGAAGCCATTGCTCGTAATTTATATGAAATGAGTGATATGGAAGTTCCGATTATTTGTATTGTTATTGGTGAAGGTGGTAGCGGGGGAGCCCTTGCTCTTGGTGTTGGAAACCAAATTTATATGCTTGAAAATGCCGTTTTCTCGGTTATTTCTCCAGAAGGTGCAGCAGCTATTCTTTGGAAAGATGCAAGTCAAGCTAAAAAAGCAGCTGAATCGATGCGGATTACAGCAGCTGATTTGTTTGACTTAGGAATTACAGACGGCATTATTGAAGAAGTAAAAGGTGGCGCCCATCATGATTTACAAAAACAAGCAGAGTTTATTAGTCAAACGATTTCAAAAGCGTTACATACACTAACCCCTTTTTCAAAAGAGCAGTTGGTTGATCAACGTTACAATAAATATAAACAAATCGGTGTCTTTGAAACAATGTAA
- the accD gene encoding acetyl-CoA carboxylase, carboxyltransferase subunit beta — protein MLGDLFTKPKKKKYATIPVNGAKTDVPEGIMTKCPNCKKIMYTKELEKNLMVCSHCGFHHTIDAFKRIEFLVDSGSFNEMDNNLTTANPLQFDNYMERIEKDKAKTNLNEAIITGHAKIEGLPFVIAVMDSRFRMASMGSVVGEKILRAVEEADKARVPFIIFTASGGARMQEGMVSLMQMAKTSAAFKRFSDHGGLSITVMTHPTTGGVSASFASLGDFNFAEPGALIGFAGRRVIEQTVREELPDDFQTAEFLLKHGQLDDVLNRLDLRNALHFVLETHTKLEDEEVKTEDE, from the coding sequence TTGTTAGGAGATTTATTCACGAAACCAAAGAAGAAAAAATATGCAACAATCCCAGTAAACGGTGCAAAGACTGATGTGCCAGAAGGGATTATGACGAAATGCCCAAATTGCAAAAAAATCATGTATACAAAAGAGCTTGAAAAAAACTTGATGGTTTGTAGTCATTGCGGGTTTCATCATACCATTGATGCTTTTAAACGAATTGAGTTTTTAGTCGATAGCGGCTCTTTTAATGAAATGGATAACAATTTGACAACGGCTAATCCACTTCAATTTGATAATTATATGGAACGCATAGAAAAAGATAAAGCAAAAACGAATTTAAACGAAGCCATTATAACAGGCCATGCTAAAATTGAAGGACTTCCTTTTGTGATTGCTGTAATGGACTCACGCTTTCGCATGGCGAGTATGGGTTCTGTCGTTGGTGAAAAAATTCTTCGTGCTGTTGAAGAAGCTGACAAGGCGCGTGTGCCATTTATCATTTTTACAGCTTCAGGTGGCGCAAGAATGCAAGAAGGTATGGTTTCACTTATGCAGATGGCAAAAACTTCTGCAGCATTTAAGCGTTTTAGTGACCATGGAGGCCTTAGCATCACTGTTATGACGCATCCAACAACAGGAGGGGTTTCAGCTAGTTTTGCATCCCTTGGTGACTTCAATTTTGCCGAGCCAGGTGCATTAATTGGTTTTGCTGGCCGACGGGTTATCGAACAAACTGTACGCGAGGAATTACCAGATGATTTTCAAACCGCTGAATTCTTATTAAAGCATGGACAATTAGATGATGTCTTAAATCGGCTTGATTTAAGAAACGCACTTCATTTTGTATTAGAAACGCACACGAAATTGGAAGACGAGGAGGTAAAAACAGAGGATGAATGA